TGGGAATGTGCCTGCGGTAAATATAAAGGTATTAGGTATAAAGGAATTGTTTGCGACCGCTGCGGTGTTGAAGTTACTCTGAAAAGCGTTCGAAGAGAAAGAATGGGTCACATCTCTCTCGCCGTGCCGGTTGTTCATATCTGGTTCTTCAAAGCATTACCTTCAAAGATTGGTAATATTATCGGCATGACCACAAAAGAACTGGAAAAGATAGTTTATTATGAATCTTATGTTGTCATTAATCCCGGTCCAACCGGATTGAATAGAAAAGATCTTATTTCGGAAGATCAGTATTATGAAATTGTTTCTTCGCTGCCTCATGATAATGATGCTCTCGAAGATGATGATCCTAAAAAATTCCTTGCAAAAATCGGTGGAGATGCCGTTAAAGAGCTTCTCAAGCAGACCGAAATTGAATTGACTTTCCAGGAATTAAAAGCTCAATTAGCTGTTGAAACTTCACAGCAGAAAAGAAGCGATATTCTTAAAAGATTAAGAGTGCTTGAAGCTTTCAGAGAATATGAAGGTAAAGTTCCTAATAAACCTGAATGGATGGTGCTGAGCGTTATTCCGGTTATTCCTCCTGAACTTAGACCTCTCGTACCGCTCGAAGGCGGACGTTTTGCAACCAGCGATCTTAACGATCTTTACAGACGTGTCATTATTCGTAATAATCGTCTTAAAAGATTGATCGATATTAAAGCTCCCGAAGTAATTCTTCGTAATGAAAAAAGAATGCTTCAGGAAGCTGTTGACGCTCTATTCGATAATTCGCGTAGAGCAAGCGCAGTTAGAAGTGATGGTAACCGTCCCCTTAAATCTCTTAGCGATATGCTTAAAGGTAAACAGGGTAGATTCCGTCAGAACCTTTTAGGAAAACGTGTCGACTATTCCGGCCGTTCTGTAATTGTTGTTGGGCCTGAGCTTAAGCTTCATCAGTGCGGATTGCCCAAAGATATGGCCGTTGAATTATTCAAACCGTTTATTATACGCAAGTTAATTGAAAGAGGTCATTTTAAAACAGTTAAAAGTGCTCGTAAAGCAGTGGATAGAAAAGATGCTCTCATCTGGGAAATTTTAGATAAATTGATAGACGGACATCCAGTAATGTTGAACCGTGCACCTACTTTGCATCGTCTTGGTATTCAGGCATTCCAGCCGATATTAATCGACGGTAAAGCAATTCAGTTGCATCCGATGGTTTGTACGGCGTTTAATGCGGATTTTGATGGCGATCAGATGGCTGTTCATGTGCCTCTTTCTTATGAAGCGCAGTTGGAAGCTTCTATTCTTATGCTTAGCAGTCATAATATCCTTTCGCCTCAGAACGGAGGACCTATTGTTGTTCCTACCCAGGATATTGTTCTTGGATGTTATTACCTGACTAAGGTTAAAGCAGGTGCCAGAGGTGAAGGTAAGTTCTTCAGCAGTATGCACGAAGTTATTATTGCCTATAATTCAAAAGCTGTTGACCTTCATGCCAAAATAAAAGTAAAGGTGAATGGCGAATTGATTGAAACTACAGTTGGACGTGTAATCTTCAATCAGATTGTTCCTAAAGATTATGGCTTTATTAATGAATTGCTTGTAAAGAAAATTTTCAGCGGTCTTATTTATAAAATGTTTATGAAACTCGGCAACGAAGTAACTGCTAAGTTTCTTGATGATGTAAAGGATCTTGGATATCGTTATGCAACTGCTGCTGGGCTCTCTATCAGTTTCAGTGATATGATTATTCCAGACGAAAAAGTGAAATTGATCGAGGACTCTAATAAGAAAGTAAATGGAATTCTTAATGAACACGAACAGGGTCTTATTACAGACGCTGAAAGATATAACAAAATAATTGACGTTTGGACGTTCACTACTAACAACGTTGCAAAATCCCTGATGGATCGCTTGAAGACTGATCAGGGTGGGTTTAATTCGCTTCATATGATGGTTGATTCCGGTGCACGTGGTTCGCAGGAACAGGTTCGCCAGCTTGCTGGTATGCGCGGTCTCATGCAGAAACCTCAGAAAAGTCTTACCGGGCAATCGGGCGAAATTATTGAAAATCCAATCGTTGCTAACTTTAAAGAAGGTTTATCTGTTCTAGAATACTTCATCTCAACTCACGGTGCGCGTAAAGGTCTTGCCGATACGGCTCTTAAGACAGCTGACGCCGGTTACCTCACAAGAAGATTGTGCGACGTTGCACAGGATGTGATTGTGTCTGAACTGGATTGCGGT
This window of the Melioribacteraceae bacterium genome carries:
- the rpoC gene encoding DNA-directed RNA polymerase subunit beta'; amino-acid sequence: MRFKTQETKLKQIEKITISLASPDDILSRSHGEVTKPETINYRSFRPEKDGLFCEKIFGPVKDWECACGKYKGIRYKGIVCDRCGVEVTLKSVRRERMGHISLAVPVVHIWFFKALPSKIGNIIGMTTKELEKIVYYESYVVINPGPTGLNRKDLISEDQYYEIVSSLPHDNDALEDDDPKKFLAKIGGDAVKELLKQTEIELTFQELKAQLAVETSQQKRSDILKRLRVLEAFREYEGKVPNKPEWMVLSVIPVIPPELRPLVPLEGGRFATSDLNDLYRRVIIRNNRLKRLIDIKAPEVILRNEKRMLQEAVDALFDNSRRASAVRSDGNRPLKSLSDMLKGKQGRFRQNLLGKRVDYSGRSVIVVGPELKLHQCGLPKDMAVELFKPFIIRKLIERGHFKTVKSARKAVDRKDALIWEILDKLIDGHPVMLNRAPTLHRLGIQAFQPILIDGKAIQLHPMVCTAFNADFDGDQMAVHVPLSYEAQLEASILMLSSHNILSPQNGGPIVVPTQDIVLGCYYLTKVKAGARGEGKFFSSMHEVIIAYNSKAVDLHAKIKVKVNGELIETTVGRVIFNQIVPKDYGFINELLVKKIFSGLIYKMFMKLGNEVTAKFLDDVKDLGYRYATAAGLSISFSDMIIPDEKVKLIEDSNKKVNGILNEHEQGLITDAERYNKIIDVWTFTTNNVAKSLMDRLKTDQGGFNSLHMMVDSGARGSQEQVRQLAGMRGLMQKPQKSLTGQSGEIIENPIVANFKEGLSVLEYFISTHGARKGLADTALKTADAGYLTRRLCDVAQDVIVSELDCGTIRGIYITALKDVEQEREPLAERITGRTAQEDVYDPRSDELIIEAGELITEEIAEKIDEAYIDQVYIRTVLTCESKRGVCSKCYGRNLTTGQLVENGEAVGIIAAQSIGEPGTQLTLRTFHFGGTSSRIASQSQVETNVSGTVKFDKITLVEKVDAFGKVKVVIGRRGGMGIYDEDDRQIKRFEIPYGAELMVEDKQKVVKGQPLYNHDPYNSVIVSDLGGKVSFIDLVDNVTFQQVADEQTGHVQKVVIESKDKNLTPSISIKDSKGNEKVFNIPTRAYLAAEEGEEIQAGTILAKISKATAKTRDITGGLPRVTELFEARSPHDPAIVSEIEGRVKFGARKKGSREIIVESFDGSIQKVYAVPYGKHILVQENDEIPAGEKITDGPMDPHDIVKIKGTNAVQEYLVNEIQDVYRLQGVKINDKHIEVIVRQMLQKLQIISAGDTNFIEEDLVDRNRLLDENERIENMVVLLDAGQSKFKAGQLITRAKFREINAELTRKGKKTMKARDAEPATFDNVLLGITHAALSTESFISAASFQETTKVLTNAATEAKVDTLNGLKENVVMGHLIPAGTGLKKYKNILLTSEEVETNIPKIEEVEEKETV